A portion of the Platichthys flesus chromosome 7, fPlaFle2.1, whole genome shotgun sequence genome contains these proteins:
- the g0s2 gene encoding G0/G1 switch protein 2 gives MQTIGEIIPFAKEVLNQRPNWGMLKIYTLGSTLAMLGVVGGLVETVLLPFAEQEPAEDASVELVKEKREDREVWKSHTTFVCLEVVDVLETVVLEARVKHLVSQPPAYMLHKETLVY, from the coding sequence ATGCAAACCATCGGTGAGATCATCCCATTCGCTAAGGAGGTGCTGAACCAGAGGCCCAACTGGGGCATGCTGAAGATCTACACGCTGGGCTCCACCCTGGCGATGCTGGGAGTGGTGGGTGGACTGGTGGAGACGGTTCTGCTGCCGTTTGCGGAGCAGGAGCCGGCAGAGGACGCATCGGTGGAGctggtgaaggagaagagggaggacagggaggtGTGGAAGTCACACACCACCTTTGTTTGCCTGGAAGTGGTGGATGTGCTGGAGACGGTGGTGTTGGAGGCCCGGGTCAAGCACCTGGTGTCTCAGCCTCCTGCTTACATGCTTCATAAAGAAACTCTGGTCTACTGA
- the camk1gb gene encoding calcium/calmodulin-dependent protein kinase IGb, whose translation MDVISDLTTGVSRVPDAVIRADQGELCAGESEQPSSFSSAPSPETPPPADMGRQEGDYVWKKNTENIQDVFDIMDELGSGAFSEVYMVKEKKTGKMFAMKCVKKKQKKDLNLENEIAVLRRIKHDNVVGMEDLYESQTHFYLIMELVSGGELFDRILDRGVYSEKDASRVIQQVLQAVSYLHQNAVVHRDLKPENILFYSPEENSKVMISDFGLSKMVDNDIMSTACGTPGYVAPEVLAQKPYSKAVDCWSIGVITYILLCGYPPFYEESETRLFSKIMKAQYEFDSPFWDDISESAKDFIRNMMQKNPNMRFSTDQALRHPWIIGKTARSQDIYYSVSVQIQKNFAKSKWKQAFNAAVAINHMKKLQQAHSEQLVRHPSIPDIKVIGVSPPTVHKRLDPDKLDPEVGGGAQGTSLIPLPASPIEPKSHYQTLKTTQSQGPAHHAPAISEQGKHVYHSEPANLNGFCPNRSGKTVQTGVCSVM comes from the exons ATGGATGTAATCTCCGACCTGACGACAGGTGTTAGCCGGGTCCCAGACGCAGTAATCCGTGCAGACCAGGGCGAGCTTTGCGCAGGAGAGTCAGAGCAGCCGAGCTCCTTCAGCAGTGCACCAAGTCCAG AAACCCCCCCGCCAGCAGACATGGGACGTCAGGAGGGTGACTACGTGTGGAAGAAGAACACCGAGAACATCCAGGACGTGTTTGACATCATGGACGAGTTGGGCTC AGGAGCCTTCTCCGAGGTCTACatggtgaaggagaagaagacggGGAAGATGTTTGCCATGAAGtgtgtgaagaagaagcagaagaaggaCCTGAATCTGGAGAACGAGATCGCCGTGTTGAGAAG AATCAAACATGACAACGTGGTGGGGATGGAGGATTTGTACGAGAGTCAGACTCACTTCTACCTCATCATGGAGCT CGTGTCAGGCGGAGAGCTCTTTGACCGTATCCTGGACCGGGGGGTGTACTCGGAGAAGGACGCCAGCCGGGTGATCCAGCAGGTGCTGCAGGCCGTCAGCTACCTGCACCAGAACGCCGTGGTGCACCGGGACCTCAAG CCGGAGAACATCCTCTTCTACAGCCCGGAGGAGAACTCCAAGGTCATGATCAGTGACTTCGGCCTCTCGAAGATGGTGGACAACGACATCATGTCCACCGCCTGTGGAACTCCGGGATACGTAG CTCCAGAGGTTCTGGCCCAGAAGCCGTACAGTAAAGCTGTGGACTGCTGGTCCATCGGAGTCATCACCTACATCCT ACTCTGTGGATATCCTCCTTTCTACGAAGAGAGCGAGACGCGACTCTTCTCCAAGATCATGAAGGCTCAGTACGAGTTCGACTCGCCCTTCTGGGACGACATCTCGGAATCTG ctaaGGACTTCATCCGCAACATGATGCAGAAGAATCCAAACATGCGCTTCAGCACAGACCAGGCCCTCAGACATCCCTG gATCATCGGAAAGACGGCGCGCAGCCAGGACATCTACTATTCAGTCAGCGTTCAGATCCAGAAGAACTTCGCCAAGTCCAAGTGGAAG CAAGCCTTCAACGCGGCCGTGGCCATCAACCACatgaagaagctgcagcaggcccACTCCGAGCAGCTGGTGAGACATCCCAGCATCCCGGACATCAAGGTCATCGGCGTGTCCCCCCCGACCGTCCACAAGCGGCTCGACCCGGACAAGCTGGACCCGGAGGTCGGCGGGGGGGCCCAGGGGACGAGTCTCATCCCCCTGCCCGCGAGCCCCATCGAACCCAAGAGCCACTACCAGACGCTGAAGACCACTCAGAGCCAGGGCCCCGCCCACCACGCTCCGGCCATATCCGAGCAGGGGAAGCACGTGTACCACTCGGAGCCCGCCAACCTCAACGG ATTCTGTCCAAACCGAAGTGGAAAGACGGTGCAGACCGGAGTCTGCTCGGTCATGTGA